The Amphiprion ocellaris isolate individual 3 ecotype Okinawa chromosome 6, ASM2253959v1, whole genome shotgun sequence genome contains a region encoding:
- the sprb gene encoding LOW QUALITY PROTEIN: sepiapterin reductase b (The sequence of the model RefSeq protein was modified relative to this genomic sequence to represent the inferred CDS: inserted 2 bases in 1 codon; substituted 2 bases at 2 genomic stop codons), translating into MKTRGLICIITGASNGFGRALVHRVVHLMKPGSVLLLVAHSGTLLQELKEDLQSVTEEQHPQICCIIADLSTEDGVEEIVMRARXETVSKLDHVLLINNAAALGDISRITSFTGITEVNAYLSLYVSSALALTAGILQLFPCRPGLXWTVVNVSXLEALQSGVLYHTAKAAKNMMFSVLAEEEPVVKVLRYSPIQEVYGYFSTLGEECPVVIEEQRAQISLRVPQLAC; encoded by the exons ATGAAAACCAGAGGACTCATCTGTATCATCACAGGAGCCTCTAATGGGTTTGGACGGGCGCTGGTGCACCGA GTGGTCCATTTGATGAAGCCTGGTTCTGTCCTCCTGCTGGTGGCTCATTCTGGGACTCTGCTGCAGGAGCTGAAGGAAGATCTGCAGAGCGTCACTGAGGAACAGCATCCGCAGATTTGCTGCATCATAGCTGATCTGAGCACTGAAGATGGAGTGGAAGAAATAGTGATGAGGGCAAGATAGGAAACTGTCAGCAAACTAGATCATGTTCTTCTTATCAACAATGCTG CCGCTTTGGGTGACATTTCCAGGATTACTAGTTTCACTGGCATCACTGAGGTGAATGCTTATCTGTCCCTCTATGTTAGCTCAGCTTTGGCGCTGACTGCTGGAATCCTGCAGTTGTTTCCATGCAGACCAGGCCTGTGATGGACTGTGGTGAATGTCTC TCTAGAGGCCTTACAGTCCGGGGTGTTGTACCACACAGCCAAAGCAGCCAAGAACATGATGTTCAGTGTACTGGCTGAGGAGGAACCAGTTGTTAAAGTTCTCAGGTACTCTCCAA TTCAAGAGGTGTACGGCTATTTTAGTACCTTGGGTGAGGAATGTCCAGTTGTCATTGAAGAACAGAGGGCACAGATTAGTCTAAGAGTTCCTCAGCTAGCCTGCTGA
- the lzts3b gene encoding leucine zipper putative tumor suppressor 3 isoform X2, with amino-acid sequence MKSVGTRTTLPRAPPLSRRCPADRSCSAERLPRPPATISDGTASSDERGSVSIGTATCTGTDRPTETASSTNTECTMTAPSNNNQLDCGNGASRREREWERERERQRERGRDRDRDRDWDRERLERERERERNRERERERVERERLERERERERERARERERERIEREKIERERERERERERERERERLENERMEREREREMLAAGLDVCGNIVGRGAGEKNSVVIMNQHQHREMAAGRTDSENNPAGHNPPNHNPPKILPVSGKLEQAMQNNSGLVRPSAFKPVVPKSFHSMQNLVGQAGGAGSEGKTEARSEGFSEGRLGRRGRDAGAGEAGEVPEALLLDQDSPVRVSRSEGGGNGNEVVQGGMSDSGRNSLTSLPTYTGSGSGCGPPAVLGPLSASTSHINRLGMAGAAAGLDKLDKPGYQNGLSASDSGRSSSGKSSSSYQRLSHLSDAPAPLRPSPSSDDIIQDLEDRLWEKEQEVQHMRRNLDQSEAAIIQVFEEKQRVWERQMDELRQNYASRLQQVTRRAQRSQTALQAQITRLSQDKRRLQEEMAALLAQREELERKCLDYRKEQADILPRLEETKWEVCQKAGEISLLKQQLRESQAEVTQRAGEMVALRGQLKELNAQLREREEVMLGLKDSYSTKSLELEKCEGDLRRTLSEVSILREKLGVFEAEVLSLKRALSEVSRGAEVVVSPNLAAAGLLPPWGAVHCPRNPTESSTNSLTPTSDTLLSLQSDEAKAQRQEAQRQERQQREEAQWRDVQQRQDAHMQQDMQMRQDAQIRPESQLRQEAHLRHETQIRQEAQLRQEAQLRHEAQMRQEAQLRHESQICQDVQLRQDGHQSQRGQEGHWDEAGELRRQLEQLQAALRLERQQRERQALNFDQERHTWQDEKERVLKYQAQLQLSYVETLQKNQALEKRMSQLGAKQTTTSTTTTITTTTTSPTSSNSPPPPPAISPLSPQPPPSLPGPIALTLSPPCEDQKGPPSLHQLAPPWAGPSRLERIESTEI; translated from the exons ATGAAGTCTGTGGGCACGAGGACCACCCTGCCCCGAGCCCCTCCTCTCTCTCGCCGTTGCCCTGCCGACCGCAGCTGCAGTGCCGAGCGGCTACCCCGCCCTCCGGCGACTATATCAGACGGGACGGCGTCTAGCGATGAGCGAGGGAGTGTTAGTATCGGGACTGCGACCTGTACCGGCACCGACCGCCCCACCGAAACAGCCTCCTCCACCAACACTGAATGTACCATGACGGCCCCGTCCAACAACAACCAGTTGGACTGTGGCAACGGAGCgagcaggagggagagggagtgggagagggagagggagaggcaacgagagagggggagagacaGGGACCGGGACCGAGACTGGGACCGGGAGAGGTTAGAGAGGgagcgagagagggagaggaaccGAGAGAGGGAGCGGGAACGAGTGGAGAGGGAGAGGCTGgagcgagagagggagagagagagggagagggccagggagagggagagagagaggatcgAGAGGGAGAAgatagaaagagagagggagcgagAGCGAGAACGAGAGAGGgagcgagagagggagaggctGGAGAACGAGAGGAtggaaagggagagagagcgGGAGATGCTGGCTGCAGGTCTAGATGTCTGTGGGAACATTGTGGGTCGAGGAGCCGGTGAGAAGAACAGTGTTGTCATCATGAACCAACACCAGCACAGAGAGATGGCGGCCGGCAGGACTGACAGTGAGAACAATCCAGCCGGCCACAACCCTCCAAACCACAACCCGCCCAAGATCCTGCCAGTGTCGGGGAAACTGGAGCAG GCGATGCAGAACAACTCAGGCCTTGTTCGTCCTTCTGCCTTCAAGCCTGTGGTTCCCAAGAGCTTCCACTCCATGCAGAACCTGGTGGGCCAGGCAGGAGGGGCTGGGAGCGAGGGCAAGACTGAGGCCAGGAGCGAAGGGTTCAGTGAGGGCAGACTAGGCAGGAGAGGCAGGGACGCAGGAGCAGGAGAGGCAGGAGAGGTCCCAGAGGCCCTGCTGCTGGACCAGGACAGCCCAGTGAGGGTCAGCAGGAGTGAGGGAGGGGGAAATGGTAATGAAGTGGTTCAGGGAGGGATGTCCGATTCAGGGAGAAACTCCCTCACTAGCCTGCCCACCTACACGGGCTCGGGGTCTGGTTGCGGGCCCCCAGCAGTCCTGGGGCCCCTGAGTGCTTCCACAAGCCACATCAACAGGTTGGGCATGGCTGGGGCAGCTGCAGGGCTGGACAAGCTGGATAAACCTGGCTACCAG AACGGACTCAGCGCCTCAGACAGCGGCCGGTCCTCCTCAGGAAAGAGCTCCTCGTCCTATCAGAGGCTGAGTCACCTGAGTGATGCTCCTGCCCCTCTAcgtccctccccctcctctgaTGACATCATCCAGGACCTTGAGGACCGCTTGTGGGAGAAAGAacaagag GTGCAGCATATGCGCAGAAACCTGGACCAAAGTGAGGCAGCAATCATTCAGGTGTTTGAGGAGAAGCAACGTGTCTGGGAGCGACAGATGGACGAGCTGCGACAGAACTATGCTTCACGCCTGCAGCAG GTTACACGTCGTGCTCAGCGCTCCCAGACCGCCCTGCAGGCTCAGATAACCCGTTTGTCCCAGGACAAGAGGAGGCTTCAGGAGGAGATGGCAGCTCTGTTGGCTCAGAGAGAAGAGCTGGAGAGGAAGTGTCTGGATTACAGGAAGGAGCAGGCTGACATCTTGCCTCGTCTGGAGGAGACCAAGTGGGAG GTGTGCCAGAAAGCAGGCGAGATCTCCCtgctgaagcagcagctgagggAGAGTCAGGCTGAAGTGACCCAGCGAGCTGGAGAGATGGTGGCCCTGAGAGGCCAGCTGAAGGAGCTCAACGCCCAGCTGAGGGAGCGGGAGGAGGTCATGCTGGGCCTGAAGGACTCCTACAGCACCAAGAGTCTGGAGCTGGAGAAGTGTGAGGGAGATCTGAGGAGAACTCTGTCCGAG GTGTCCATTCTCAGAGAGAAGCTGGGTGTATTTGAGGCAGAGGTGCTAAGTTTGAAGCGGGCTCTGAGTGAAGTGAGCCGAGGAGCAGAGGTTGTCGTGAGTCCTAACCTGGCTGCTGCAGGACTGTTGCCTCCATGGGGAGCTGTTCACTGCCCACGAAACCCAACGGAGTCCTCAACCAACTCCCTCACACCCACATCTGACACGCTGCTGAGTCTTCAGAGTGATGAAGCCAAAGCCCAAAGGCAGGAAGCTCAGCGGCAAGAGAGGCAGCAACGTGAAGAAGCTCAGTGGCGCGACGTGCAGCAGCGGCAAGATGCCCACATGCAGCAGGACATGCAAATGCGTCAGGATGCCCAGATCCGACCGGAGTCCCAGCTCCGCCAGGAGGCTCACCTGCGTCACGAAACCCAAATCCGTCAAGAGGCACAGCTGCGTCAAGAAGCGCAGCTCCGCCACGAGGCCCAAATGCGCCAAGAGGCCCAGCTACGGCACGAGTCTCAAATCTGCCAGGACGTGCAACTGCGTCAGGACGGCCACCAGTCGCAGCGAGGCCAGGAGGGTCACTGGGACGAAGCAGGGGAGCTGCGCAGGCAACTGGAGCAGCTGCAGGCCGCATTACGCCTGGAGCGGCAGCAACGGGAACGTCAGGCCCTCAACTTTGACCAGGAACGGCACACCTGGCAGGACGAGAAGGAACGGGTTTTGAAATACCAGgcacagctgcagctcagctaCGTGGAGACGCTGCAGAAGAACCAAGCTTTGGAAAAACGCATGAGCCAGCTGGGAGCCAAACAAACCAcaacctccaccaccaccactattaccaccaccaccacgtcCCCCACCTCCTCCAATTCCCCACCTCCACCGCCAGCCATCTCACCTCTGTCTCCCCAGCCCCCGCCCTCCCTCCCCGGCCCTATCGCCCTCACCCTCTCCCCACCCTGTGAAGACCAAAAGGGCCCTCCTTCCCTCCACCAGCTTGCGCCTCCCTGGGCCGGACCCTCACGCCTGGAGAGGATAGAGTCCACTGAGATATAG
- the smyd1b gene encoding histone-lysine N-methyltransferase SMYD1b isoform X1, protein MENVAVFDSPGKGRGLKATKEFWAGDVIFSEASISAVVFDSLTERICHSCFRRQDKLQRCGQCKFAHYCDRTCQRAGWAEHKQECSAIKAYGSVPNENIRLVARIMWRVDKDGSLLSDTQLTTLEELEDHIADMQEDELKEFKVDIHNFLDYWPRTSKQHTIDDISHVFGVINCNGFTVSDQRGLQAVGVGLFPNLCLVNHDCWPNCTVILNHGNQSAVNTLFHSQRRIELRSLGKIAEGEELTVSYVDYMNLSEERQRLLKTQYFFDCTCEHCKNRIKDDIKLGGKVEDGVKPSEEQVKEATDYCFQMLEKMDQARLKGDYHEVVKICRDAIEKTEPILADTHIYLLRMWSTMSEVQAYLQYFDEAAEYARKMVDGYMKLYHSNNAALGMAAMRAGVTHWQAGQIEVGHGMICKAYAILMVTHGPTHPITKDLEAMRMQTEMELRMFKQNEYVYHSMREAALKNKPMTMMHEPKSMEEGIKNLFHRRK, encoded by the exons ATGGAGAACGTGGCAGTATTTGACTCACCTGGGAAGGGGAGGGGTTTGAAGGCTACAAAGGAGTTCTGGGCTGGAGATGTCATTTTCTCAGAGGCCAGTATTTCAGCAGTTGTGTTTGACAG TCTAACAGAACGCATTTGCCACAGCTGTTTCCGCAGACAAGACAAACTCCAGAGGTGCGGCCAGTGCAAATTTGCTCATTATTGCGACCGTACCTGCCAGCGTGCTGGCTGGGCTGAACACAAGCAAGAATGCAGCGCCATCAAAGCTTATGGCAGTGTACCAAATGAGAACATCCG GCTGGTGGCTCGCATCATGTGGCGAGTGGACAAGGATGGCAGCTTGTTGTCTGACACGCAGCTGACCacgctggaggagctggaggaccaCATCGCTGACATGCAGGAGGACGAGCTGAAGGAGTTCAAAGTGGACATCCACAACTTCCTGGACTACTGGCCCCGTACCAGCAAGCAGCACACAATCGACGACATCTCACATGTGTTTGGAGTG ATCAACTGTAACGGCTTCACTGTCAGCGACCAGAGGGGCCTCCAGGCCGTGGGAGTTGGTCTTTTTCCAAATCTGTGCCTAGTGAACCACGACTGCTGGCCCAACTGCACAGTAATCCTCAACCACGGCaa TCAATCGGCTGTGAATACTTTGTTTCATTCTCAACGGAG GATTGAGCTGCGTTCTTTAGGTAAGATCGCAGAAGGAGAGGAGCTGACGGTGTCCTACGTGGACTACATGAATCTGTCAGAGGAGCGACAACGACTGCTGAAAACGCAATACTTCTTCGACTGCACATGCGAGCACTGCAAGAACCGGATCAAAGATGACATAAAGTTGGGGGGAAAGGTTGAGGATGGAGTTaag CCTTCAGAAGAACAGGTGAAAGAGGCGACAGATTACTGCTTTCAGATGCTGGAGAAGATGGACCAGGCTCGATTAAAAGGCGACTACCACGAG GTGGTAAAAATCTGCAGGGATGCGATTGAGAAGACGGAACCAATTTTGGCTGACACTCACATCTACCTGCTGAGGATGTGGAGCACGATGAGTGAGGTTCAAGCTTACCTGCAGTACTTTGATGAGGCTGCAGAATACGCCCGCAAAATGGTGGACGGATACAT GAAGTTGTACCACTCAAACAACGCTGCTCTCGGTATGGCTGCCATGCGAGCAGGAGTGACCCACTGGCAGGCCGGGCAGATAGAGGTCGGACACGGTATGATCTGCAAGGCCTACGCCATCCTCATGGTCACCCACGGTCCAACGCATCCCATCACCAAGGACCTGGAG GCGATGCGAATGCAGACAGAGATGGAACTGAGGATGTTCAAACAGAACGAGTACGTTTACCACAGTATGAGAGAGGCGGCCCTGAAGAACAAACCGATGACCATGATGCATGAACCAAAATCTATGGAGGAGGGAATCAAGAACCTCTTCCACCGGAGGAAGTAA
- the oxt gene encoding oxytocin-neurophysin 1: MSVAPYAIENSAITLEHLKPQLEATKMTGAAVPVCFLFLLSVCSACYISNCPIGGKRSIIDAPLRKCMSCGPGDRGRCFGPGICCGEGLGCLLGSPETAHCVEENYLLTPCQAGGRPCGSEGGRCAASGLCCDAESCTTDQSCLMEEEGDDQSSQFEGSDPGDIILRFLHLAGHTSPHRIHQ; the protein is encoded by the exons ATGTCAGTGGCACCATATGCAATAGAGAACTCAGCAATCACCTTGGAGCATCTCAAACCACAACTTGAAGCAACAA AGATGACCGGAGCTGCTGTGCCCgtctgctttctttttcttctgtctgtatGCTCAGCCTGTTACATCTCCAACTGTCCTATTGGTGGGAAGAGGTCCATCATAGATGCACCACTGCGGAAG TGCATGTCCTGTGGCCCTGGAGACAGGGGCCGCTGCTTCGGCCCAGGTATCTGCTGTGGGGAGGGTCTCGGCTGCCTGCTGGGCTCCCCAGAAACAGCTCACTGTGTGGAGGAGAACTACCTGCTGACTCCCTGCCAGGCAGGAGGACGACCCTGCGGATCTGAGGGAGGACGCTGCGCTGCTTCAGGACTCTGCTGTGATGCAG AGAGCTGCACCACTGACCAGTCCTGCctcatggaggaggaaggagacgACCAAAGCAGCCAATTCGAAGGCAGTGACCCCGGTGACATCATCCTCAGGTTCCTGCATCTGGCTGGCCACACTTCTCCTCACCGAATCCACCAATGA
- the LOC111573478 gene encoding fatty acid-binding protein, liver-type gives MSFSGKYQLESQENFEPFMKAIGLPDDLIQKGKDLKSISEIEQNGDNFKVTVTTGGKVIVNTFTIGQETELESITGEKIKAVVQREGNKLKVSLKGIESVTEWVDANTIVNTMTVGDIVYKRISKRV, from the exons ATGTCTTTCTCTGGAAAGTACCAGCTTGAGTCCCAGGAGAACTTTGAGCCTTTCATGAAGGCTATTG GTCTTCCCGATGACCTTATCCAGAAAGGGAAAGACCTCAAGAGTATCTCTGAAATCGAGCAGAATGGCGACAACTTCAAAGTGACGGTCACAACTGGAGGCAAAGTAATCGTGAACACCTTCACCATCGGACAGGAGACTGAGCTGGAGTCAATCACTGGAGAGAAAATCAAG GCGGTGGTTCAGCGGGAAGGCAATAAGTTGAAGGTCTCCCTGAAGGGAATTGAGTCTGTCACTGAATGGGTGGATGCGAACACAATTGTCAAT ACGATGACTGTTGGGGACATTGTGTACAAGAGGATAAGCAAACGTGTGTAA
- the lzts3b gene encoding leucine zipper putative tumor suppressor 3 isoform X1, producing MGSVGSGVAGEQEFAMKSVGTRTTLPRAPPLSRRCPADRSCSAERLPRPPATISDGTASSDERGSVSIGTATCTGTDRPTETASSTNTECTMTAPSNNNQLDCGNGASRREREWERERERQRERGRDRDRDRDWDRERLERERERERNRERERERVERERLERERERERERARERERERIEREKIERERERERERERERERERLENERMEREREREMLAAGLDVCGNIVGRGAGEKNSVVIMNQHQHREMAAGRTDSENNPAGHNPPNHNPPKILPVSGKLEQAMQNNSGLVRPSAFKPVVPKSFHSMQNLVGQAGGAGSEGKTEARSEGFSEGRLGRRGRDAGAGEAGEVPEALLLDQDSPVRVSRSEGGGNGNEVVQGGMSDSGRNSLTSLPTYTGSGSGCGPPAVLGPLSASTSHINRLGMAGAAAGLDKLDKPGYQNGLSASDSGRSSSGKSSSSYQRLSHLSDAPAPLRPSPSSDDIIQDLEDRLWEKEQEVQHMRRNLDQSEAAIIQVFEEKQRVWERQMDELRQNYASRLQQVTRRAQRSQTALQAQITRLSQDKRRLQEEMAALLAQREELERKCLDYRKEQADILPRLEETKWEVCQKAGEISLLKQQLRESQAEVTQRAGEMVALRGQLKELNAQLREREEVMLGLKDSYSTKSLELEKCEGDLRRTLSEVSILREKLGVFEAEVLSLKRALSEVSRGAEVVVSPNLAAAGLLPPWGAVHCPRNPTESSTNSLTPTSDTLLSLQSDEAKAQRQEAQRQERQQREEAQWRDVQQRQDAHMQQDMQMRQDAQIRPESQLRQEAHLRHETQIRQEAQLRQEAQLRHEAQMRQEAQLRHESQICQDVQLRQDGHQSQRGQEGHWDEAGELRRQLEQLQAALRLERQQRERQALNFDQERHTWQDEKERVLKYQAQLQLSYVETLQKNQALEKRMSQLGAKQTTTSTTTTITTTTTSPTSSNSPPPPPAISPLSPQPPPSLPGPIALTLSPPCEDQKGPPSLHQLAPPWAGPSRLERIESTEI from the exons ATGGGCAGTGTTGGCAGTGGGGTGGCAGGAGAGCAGGAGTTTGCCATGAAGTCTGTGGGCACGAGGACCACCCTGCCCCGAGCCCCTCCTCTCTCTCGCCGTTGCCCTGCCGACCGCAGCTGCAGTGCCGAGCGGCTACCCCGCCCTCCGGCGACTATATCAGACGGGACGGCGTCTAGCGATGAGCGAGGGAGTGTTAGTATCGGGACTGCGACCTGTACCGGCACCGACCGCCCCACCGAAACAGCCTCCTCCACCAACACTGAATGTACCATGACGGCCCCGTCCAACAACAACCAGTTGGACTGTGGCAACGGAGCgagcaggagggagagggagtgggagagggagagggagaggcaacgagagagggggagagacaGGGACCGGGACCGAGACTGGGACCGGGAGAGGTTAGAGAGGgagcgagagagggagaggaaccGAGAGAGGGAGCGGGAACGAGTGGAGAGGGAGAGGCTGgagcgagagagggagagagagagggagagggccagggagagggagagagagaggatcgAGAGGGAGAAgatagaaagagagagggagcgagAGCGAGAACGAGAGAGGgagcgagagagggagaggctGGAGAACGAGAGGAtggaaagggagagagagcgGGAGATGCTGGCTGCAGGTCTAGATGTCTGTGGGAACATTGTGGGTCGAGGAGCCGGTGAGAAGAACAGTGTTGTCATCATGAACCAACACCAGCACAGAGAGATGGCGGCCGGCAGGACTGACAGTGAGAACAATCCAGCCGGCCACAACCCTCCAAACCACAACCCGCCCAAGATCCTGCCAGTGTCGGGGAAACTGGAGCAG GCGATGCAGAACAACTCAGGCCTTGTTCGTCCTTCTGCCTTCAAGCCTGTGGTTCCCAAGAGCTTCCACTCCATGCAGAACCTGGTGGGCCAGGCAGGAGGGGCTGGGAGCGAGGGCAAGACTGAGGCCAGGAGCGAAGGGTTCAGTGAGGGCAGACTAGGCAGGAGAGGCAGGGACGCAGGAGCAGGAGAGGCAGGAGAGGTCCCAGAGGCCCTGCTGCTGGACCAGGACAGCCCAGTGAGGGTCAGCAGGAGTGAGGGAGGGGGAAATGGTAATGAAGTGGTTCAGGGAGGGATGTCCGATTCAGGGAGAAACTCCCTCACTAGCCTGCCCACCTACACGGGCTCGGGGTCTGGTTGCGGGCCCCCAGCAGTCCTGGGGCCCCTGAGTGCTTCCACAAGCCACATCAACAGGTTGGGCATGGCTGGGGCAGCTGCAGGGCTGGACAAGCTGGATAAACCTGGCTACCAG AACGGACTCAGCGCCTCAGACAGCGGCCGGTCCTCCTCAGGAAAGAGCTCCTCGTCCTATCAGAGGCTGAGTCACCTGAGTGATGCTCCTGCCCCTCTAcgtccctccccctcctctgaTGACATCATCCAGGACCTTGAGGACCGCTTGTGGGAGAAAGAacaagag GTGCAGCATATGCGCAGAAACCTGGACCAAAGTGAGGCAGCAATCATTCAGGTGTTTGAGGAGAAGCAACGTGTCTGGGAGCGACAGATGGACGAGCTGCGACAGAACTATGCTTCACGCCTGCAGCAG GTTACACGTCGTGCTCAGCGCTCCCAGACCGCCCTGCAGGCTCAGATAACCCGTTTGTCCCAGGACAAGAGGAGGCTTCAGGAGGAGATGGCAGCTCTGTTGGCTCAGAGAGAAGAGCTGGAGAGGAAGTGTCTGGATTACAGGAAGGAGCAGGCTGACATCTTGCCTCGTCTGGAGGAGACCAAGTGGGAG GTGTGCCAGAAAGCAGGCGAGATCTCCCtgctgaagcagcagctgagggAGAGTCAGGCTGAAGTGACCCAGCGAGCTGGAGAGATGGTGGCCCTGAGAGGCCAGCTGAAGGAGCTCAACGCCCAGCTGAGGGAGCGGGAGGAGGTCATGCTGGGCCTGAAGGACTCCTACAGCACCAAGAGTCTGGAGCTGGAGAAGTGTGAGGGAGATCTGAGGAGAACTCTGTCCGAG GTGTCCATTCTCAGAGAGAAGCTGGGTGTATTTGAGGCAGAGGTGCTAAGTTTGAAGCGGGCTCTGAGTGAAGTGAGCCGAGGAGCAGAGGTTGTCGTGAGTCCTAACCTGGCTGCTGCAGGACTGTTGCCTCCATGGGGAGCTGTTCACTGCCCACGAAACCCAACGGAGTCCTCAACCAACTCCCTCACACCCACATCTGACACGCTGCTGAGTCTTCAGAGTGATGAAGCCAAAGCCCAAAGGCAGGAAGCTCAGCGGCAAGAGAGGCAGCAACGTGAAGAAGCTCAGTGGCGCGACGTGCAGCAGCGGCAAGATGCCCACATGCAGCAGGACATGCAAATGCGTCAGGATGCCCAGATCCGACCGGAGTCCCAGCTCCGCCAGGAGGCTCACCTGCGTCACGAAACCCAAATCCGTCAAGAGGCACAGCTGCGTCAAGAAGCGCAGCTCCGCCACGAGGCCCAAATGCGCCAAGAGGCCCAGCTACGGCACGAGTCTCAAATCTGCCAGGACGTGCAACTGCGTCAGGACGGCCACCAGTCGCAGCGAGGCCAGGAGGGTCACTGGGACGAAGCAGGGGAGCTGCGCAGGCAACTGGAGCAGCTGCAGGCCGCATTACGCCTGGAGCGGCAGCAACGGGAACGTCAGGCCCTCAACTTTGACCAGGAACGGCACACCTGGCAGGACGAGAAGGAACGGGTTTTGAAATACCAGgcacagctgcagctcagctaCGTGGAGACGCTGCAGAAGAACCAAGCTTTGGAAAAACGCATGAGCCAGCTGGGAGCCAAACAAACCAcaacctccaccaccaccactattaccaccaccaccacgtcCCCCACCTCCTCCAATTCCCCACCTCCACCGCCAGCCATCTCACCTCTGTCTCCCCAGCCCCCGCCCTCCCTCCCCGGCCCTATCGCCCTCACCCTCTCCCCACCCTGTGAAGACCAAAAGGGCCCTCCTTCCCTCCACCAGCTTGCGCCTCCCTGGGCCGGACCCTCACGCCTGGAGAGGATAGAGTCCACTGAGATATAG
- the smyd1b gene encoding histone-lysine N-methyltransferase SMYD1b isoform X2, whose protein sequence is MENVAVFDSPGKGRGLKATKEFWAGDVIFSEASISAVVFDSLTERICHSCFRRQDKLQRCGQCKFAHYCDRTCQRAGWAEHKQECSAIKAYGSVPNENIRLVARIMWRVDKDGSLLSDTQLTTLEELEDHIADMQEDELKEFKVDIHNFLDYWPRTSKQHTIDDISHVFGVINCNGFTVSDQRGLQAVGVGLFPNLCLVNHDCWPNCTVILNHGKIELRSLGKIAEGEELTVSYVDYMNLSEERQRLLKTQYFFDCTCEHCKNRIKDDIKLGGKVEDGVKPSEEQVKEATDYCFQMLEKMDQARLKGDYHEVVKICRDAIEKTEPILADTHIYLLRMWSTMSEVQAYLQYFDEAAEYARKMVDGYMKLYHSNNAALGMAAMRAGVTHWQAGQIEVGHGMICKAYAILMVTHGPTHPITKDLEAMRMQTEMELRMFKQNEYVYHSMREAALKNKPMTMMHEPKSMEEGIKNLFHRRK, encoded by the exons ATGGAGAACGTGGCAGTATTTGACTCACCTGGGAAGGGGAGGGGTTTGAAGGCTACAAAGGAGTTCTGGGCTGGAGATGTCATTTTCTCAGAGGCCAGTATTTCAGCAGTTGTGTTTGACAG TCTAACAGAACGCATTTGCCACAGCTGTTTCCGCAGACAAGACAAACTCCAGAGGTGCGGCCAGTGCAAATTTGCTCATTATTGCGACCGTACCTGCCAGCGTGCTGGCTGGGCTGAACACAAGCAAGAATGCAGCGCCATCAAAGCTTATGGCAGTGTACCAAATGAGAACATCCG GCTGGTGGCTCGCATCATGTGGCGAGTGGACAAGGATGGCAGCTTGTTGTCTGACACGCAGCTGACCacgctggaggagctggaggaccaCATCGCTGACATGCAGGAGGACGAGCTGAAGGAGTTCAAAGTGGACATCCACAACTTCCTGGACTACTGGCCCCGTACCAGCAAGCAGCACACAATCGACGACATCTCACATGTGTTTGGAGTG ATCAACTGTAACGGCTTCACTGTCAGCGACCAGAGGGGCCTCCAGGCCGTGGGAGTTGGTCTTTTTCCAAATCTGTGCCTAGTGAACCACGACTGCTGGCCCAACTGCACAGTAATCCTCAACCACGGCaa GATTGAGCTGCGTTCTTTAGGTAAGATCGCAGAAGGAGAGGAGCTGACGGTGTCCTACGTGGACTACATGAATCTGTCAGAGGAGCGACAACGACTGCTGAAAACGCAATACTTCTTCGACTGCACATGCGAGCACTGCAAGAACCGGATCAAAGATGACATAAAGTTGGGGGGAAAGGTTGAGGATGGAGTTaag CCTTCAGAAGAACAGGTGAAAGAGGCGACAGATTACTGCTTTCAGATGCTGGAGAAGATGGACCAGGCTCGATTAAAAGGCGACTACCACGAG GTGGTAAAAATCTGCAGGGATGCGATTGAGAAGACGGAACCAATTTTGGCTGACACTCACATCTACCTGCTGAGGATGTGGAGCACGATGAGTGAGGTTCAAGCTTACCTGCAGTACTTTGATGAGGCTGCAGAATACGCCCGCAAAATGGTGGACGGATACAT GAAGTTGTACCACTCAAACAACGCTGCTCTCGGTATGGCTGCCATGCGAGCAGGAGTGACCCACTGGCAGGCCGGGCAGATAGAGGTCGGACACGGTATGATCTGCAAGGCCTACGCCATCCTCATGGTCACCCACGGTCCAACGCATCCCATCACCAAGGACCTGGAG GCGATGCGAATGCAGACAGAGATGGAACTGAGGATGTTCAAACAGAACGAGTACGTTTACCACAGTATGAGAGAGGCGGCCCTGAAGAACAAACCGATGACCATGATGCATGAACCAAAATCTATGGAGGAGGGAATCAAGAACCTCTTCCACCGGAGGAAGTAA